A window of Rosa rugosa chromosome 7, drRosRugo1.1, whole genome shotgun sequence genomic DNA:
AGAAGTCAACTTTAATTTATAACAGGTAGAAGCACCTCATATATACTCACCAATGCACCCTTcacttatttttatttttttttcgatgacaaCCCTTCACTTGTTAATATTGGTGACTAATCACCACATTGAAAATCAAAGAAGCTAATACACGAATGATAGAAAAAGCGGCCTTGAGATTTGAGTCTTCTATGTGGCGAGTTTCAAGAGAGAAAAATGAGAGCAATAGGTTTCTCATTCtgtcaaagaaaaaagaagaagaataagtcGTGTTATTAATGAGGCAACATGTATAATTTATGTTCACTTTATAACACACCCCTTTAGGGTTGACATAAAGAACAATTATCCAATAATGACTTTGCAATGTAGAAatagtaaaaagaaaaatgcttAGAATCTTAAATATGTGGCAGCTATCAcatcatccttttttttttttttttctttggaaagAGATTGGTGAGCTagaatttataatttattttatgATTTATATTATGCTTATTTTAAATCAAAAGTTAAAACTCAATTTGAAAgagttaaaagaaataaatttaGATGAACTCTTGATGCTGGAGAATGGTTGATCGTGAACTCAtgatgatctttttttttttccaatgaaGCTTGTTGTGATCTTTTCTATTACTCATTTAATCAACTtagtaaataaaatataaaattccTCCCAACAATTTCGCAAGTAAATACTTTATACCAAACTTTATGTCATTGTGATGGTTGGAGATCAATTTCTTTTAAATCATTCCATTCTAATGATCACAAGAAAAAATTAGTACTATTTATCCCTGATAGaatatataaaaaattagtCACATCATCATActaatttgtttgtttgttttgtataGCTGTGCTAATTTGATTTGCAAGTTGCAAACTTGCTCACCACTAACGAACCATCTTTAACTTATAATCAAGTTTTCAACCACAGCTTGGGTCTTTGGTCACTCCCCATTTACAAGTTCCAACAAGAAGAACATTCTTCACCCGAAGAAACGTCAACTCCATATTTTAATCctcttcacaaaaaaaaaaacaaaaactctatATTTTGACGTCATATTTTATACAAAAAGCCAAAAAGAGGGCAAGTAGCCTTAAACTACCCTCAACCACTTGAAGGCGCGAATCTAGCCGCCGTGCGTGACCCTTCCACAGCTCCCAAAAGAGGAATAACACACCTAATTCCTTCCGTGCCGAACTCACAGTCGAACTACACGTGTCCTCATTCCTCCTTTTCATCCCCCCACTTTTAATTTCCATAATTGTTTTCTGAAGTTGCTtccttttttcattttcattcttTAATCGTTGATTTTGCTTGGTCTTAATGATTTCCTCCGACCGACCTCAATTAATGTATACACAGTTGACAGTTAGCTGGCAGTTTCCAGTTTCGTCCCACCCGCCATTACTGTACACCAGCCTTGTTCTCAAACCAGTACAACTAGAACAATCCACACCTTGTTGTTACTGTTCACCTTTTAAAATCTTGTTAAAAGGAAATCAATTTTATTGGTTGGGTTTCtttattatatatatgctttttAAGTTACCTGGAAAGGTCTTGGAATCCGTTATGCCCAAGGAAAAGGGGCCTGTCTTGGGGGTATCACATCAGGTGGGCTTGTCTCTGGTTTCAGTGGGCAGAATCATTTCTTTTTGTTGAGATCTGCAACCTGGGTGGTGAAGATTTCAGTCTTCAAGTTCTGGGTTTTGTTCAGAATTTTGGAAAGATGGGAACTTGAACTGGGCAGTGGACTCGTGGGCTGAAGACAGGTTTTATGTGAGTTGGGTTTTTGAATCATCCATGAATTTATGTTTTTATGTATGATGTTGATTTGAATTAGTTCGTGATGATTTTCATGCACATGGGTTAGATTCTGTTTTTATGTTGCATCAGCAGCTTGGAACTGAATCAGTTTGTGGTGCCTGATATTGGAATTGATGTTTACCTTCAGCTTCTATTGGCCAAATATGTTGTGGACTTGAATGATGGTCATTTGTTCATGAACAATGAGGTGGTGTCGTAATCACTACCCATATGCTTAAAATTCTGTATTTGGGTGCCGGTTGTGTTGAAAATTCTATTGCTATTGGCAAGCATGGAGAGCTTTATATGCAGAGTTCATGTAGTTATGTTGAATTTTAAAGCTTCTATAGCTCCTTTTGTTGCTCCATTTGAATTTTAAACATTTGATGTGTAATCACTTGCTGGTGTAATATCGATACCTCATTTGTTGTCATCAATAAGAGCTCTTGATAGACATTGTATTTTTGCACATATGATCTTAGAGGGTCTCAACTGATTACAGAATTTAACTTTTCTTTATAAATATCATTTTGGGTTCAGGGGATGATACTGTAATCTATTGGTAATACCTGGATTAGTTAACCGTCACGACTTTCTGAGAGGGCTCTTCGTAGTTTGGCTGGAAATGCAAAGatggagaaaaagagaaaaatcactcAATACAGAGAGAGGCTGGACAAGACACTGACATTGCCTAATCTAACAAATAAGGAGGCTCTAAAAGTCCTTGTCAAGGATCAGCTTTTGCGTTCTtcagaaactgaaattgaaggTGGCTAGTTCTTACGAATTTCCTTTTGGAGTTCTTCAATCACCCACCCTCTTGATACGGGGTTATTCATATCCTGGTTGCATCTGGTGCATATGGTGTGCACTTCATAACTTTAGCCTTTTGGGTTCTGCAGGTTGTAATGCAAATGTGATAGAACAAAGGACGGCTGAGGTGTCAAATTTGCTTGACATGCTGAGGAGTGCTTCAGATGGTGATGACAAGgggttgaaaacttgtgatacCCTATCACACCCTGAATGGAAAGTACGCTATCAATCTGCATTATTTTCTTCAAACTCTGGCTTATGGAACTGTTTACTTCATTATAATAATTCTTGTCTTTTCCTTCTCTAAATATCTGGGAAGTTCATATCTATAATTTCAAATCTTGATTAATTGGCCAATTTGTGGCAAATATATTGAGAGTTACTAAGTGAACTTCTTTGTTCATCAGTATGCGCTTAGGATACTTATATGCTTCAAAACATACTTCTTTTTACAGTTAAAACAGGACAATGAGGAGTTCCGGGTTATGTATCGTGAGGGAATCCAAGGCTCTCCATTTCATACATTACTTGTTGAAGGTTACATAGATGGGCCTGTAGATGTCTGTAAGTTAAGCTGAAATACTCAAAACATTATTACGTCTCACGCTAAAATGATGAACTTTAGATCATGTATCTTTTTGGGACTGTTGAACCAATCTATAGTTAAATAAATGTCTAAAGACAGTATAAAATTTCCTTTCTATTGCAGGTTTGTGCATCTCATGTGAGGCAGACCTTTACAAGAAATGGTATGTCATTTCAATCATTGCATGTGGACTCGAACTATACATATTATTTGTAATGACATATGGTCTATGCTGTGTGCGAGTCTTTCTAAATGTTCTCCATCAAATAATGTTGCTTCTTTCATCCAAGGAAATTGGGGTTGAATGAGTTAGCATGTAGGGCTTCATTAAGGAGTTCTAAGACTCATAAAACAACAATGTTTTGTTCTGTTTAGTGCAGTATGTGTATACTACTTATTCAGGCAATGTGCATTTGAATGCTCTGATGCTATGCTTAGGCAGTGGACCGCGTAATAAACACTCGCACGTGCCCACGTGCTCATTGAAACTGATTTCTTCTATATACAGAAATTTTAATGAAACATCAACTCCAAGAATTTGTAATGTGCACTGTAGGGATACTGTTATTCAGACATAATTAGTTTTTATCCTTCTCCAGGTGGCCTCAGTCTACCATTCCAACTTTTAAAATTCTCTCTGGGAAGTGTTTACAGAAGGTCGGGATTGGCGAACAGATATCTGTAGTGAGGTTTGTCtaaatccaacataaaaatgcaaaatttgtTAAAAGATCTCTCATTTGATTTTTACCACTTGTGAGAATATTTTCCATTTCCAATGCTGACCTTTGCATATATTTTTGGAAGAAAGGATGAAGATTCCGTGGCCACTTTCACCTAGGGAAGCTGTTGTGCACTATTTTGTGTTTGAGTACTATGAAGATGACCTGGTTGTTGTTCTCTTGAACACGGTAGGAATTTAAACTTTTCCAGTTGATGTCATTCCTTTATTTTGGTGGTCATATGTCCgaatttccagaaattccaTAGAAGAAAACCTGAATGAAGTGATTCTATTGTTAATTGTGTTTTAGATCTCTGATTTTGGAGGCATTGATGATGGCCTTAAAAATGAGGCAACTGATGGAGCAAAGGAAGTAGTTAGGATAGATGTAGTAGGTGGCTTTGCTTTGCAGAAGGTTACCGATGATAGAAGTTACTTTCGGTATGTAATGGTTACTTGAATCTTGCATTCATTTACTTTGTTCATTGGCTTTTAATTAAAGCTTTGAAATTGTCAAATTTTGTAGGACAATAGCAAATATGGATATAAAGATGGACTTGATCCCACCATCCCTTATAAATTTTATCTCAAGGCAGCTCATTGGCAATGGTTTCAGACTGTATCAAAAGGTTGTATGTTTACTTTGTAACATAGGAAGATGCATCTAGTATATAGGCACATGCACAAACACATATATACCAAAGGGGCACTATTAATATTTTTCTGAGCATAACTAAGGCTACACCTCAATCTATTCTTGTCAGCTAATCAACTAGGTTCTCTATTATTGTGTAGTTATGTACATAACTATCATCCAGGGAACTTGATAATTTGTGTAAATCTGATATACTGTGAAGGATGTGAAAAATAGAAGGACATTGCAAATTTCTAAAACAAAGGAACCTGACTTCTTAAGAACTTCAGAAATTTCCTGAAGCTTTACATTTCCAAGATCAAAAGTGGGAGGGGGAAGGGGTGAAATTGAATTTACATGTTGGCCAGTGTGCTGAAACTGCATGGCGACATCTTTCACTATCATGTATGGGTCTCTATTTTTATGATTTGTGTTTTCGTTAGATTTTCTAATCTTTGACGCTGTTACAACCTTATAGGTAGTGTCTTCTAAGCTTAATCGTGATGAAGATTACAGCAAGGCTTTGAGAGGCCCACTATACTCTCGCATACGTGAAGCTCTTTCTTCACTTCATGAATCAAGCAGGCTTCTGGAGGGAAAAAAGCTAAATGGTGATGCATCCAATCTCTCTGAAGAACATCTagttaaaaataaaatgaatgaTTTGAAGTTGGTGGATATGGATGAGAAAGTTCGTGATGAACACCTTGCAAGTGAAGCTACCCCAGATGATGCACATGTTACTGGAGGAAACACTCTTTGTGAGATTGAGGAGGTAGAGAGTGAAGAAAGCAAGACTGAGGAGATTAGAAGCGAAAAAAGCAAGATTGAGGTGGTAGAGAGCAAAGAAAGCAGGCAGCTTGAGGATCAAACATCCAACAAAATTCCAGAAAGGGGACATGTAAATGGAAAGAGAAACGTGTTTATCAGTTCTGAGGTGGAAGAAGCTATAGGAACAATAGAAAGGGTCATTTTGAGGGTTAGGCAATATAGG
This region includes:
- the LOC133720812 gene encoding uncharacterized protein LOC133720812, translated to MEKKRKITQYRERLDKTLTLPNLTNKEALKVLVKDQLLRSSETEIEGCNANVIEQRTAEVSNLLDMLRSASDGDDKGLKTCDTLSHPEWKLKQDNEEFRVMYREGIQGSPFHTLLVEGYIDGPVDVCLCISCEADLYKKWWPQSTIPTFKILSGKCLQKVGIGEQISVVRMKIPWPLSPREAVVHYFVFEYYEDDLVVVLLNTISDFGGIDDGLKNEATDGAKEVVRIDVVGGFALQKVTDDRSYFRTIANMDIKMDLIPPSLINFISRQLIGNGFRLYQKVVSSKLNRDEDYSKALRGPLYSRIREALSSLHESSRLLEGKKLNGDASNLSEEHLVKNKMNDLKLVDMDEKVRDEHLASEATPDDAHVTGGNTLCEIEEVESEESKTEEIRSEKSKIEVVESKESRQLEDQTSNKIPERGHVNGKRNVFISSEVEEAIGTIERVILRVRQYRFSAEMPSSGFTNEVLRKENDGPNPESLEDEVRLSEHFSALTKEEDTEGVLTTPLRNSTAIQNISYAGSNYLSKEANHNRIVPTTPLCSSKDGIAELPVVDNIMHSTNQISCKTNDTHQSSPSRRKKSGRQRRLGFCCFNINSGEIDS